CGGCCCGCATCATCCGCAGCGGGTCGTCGGAGAAGGACTGCTCGGGGGTGCCGGGGGTGCGGATCACGCGGTGCGCGAGATCCATCACGCCGCCGTACGGGTCCTCCACCTCACGACCCGGCAGCCGGACCGCCATCGCGTTGACGGTGAAGTCGCGCCGGCCGAGGTCGCCGGCCAGGCTGTCGCCGTACTGCACCTCCGGCTTGCGGGAGTCGGGGTCGTAGGCCTCGGAGCGGTACGTCGTCACCTCGACCACCCAGTCGCCCTTGCGGCAGCCGATGGTGCCGAAGTCGCGGCCCATGTCCCACCAGGCGTCGCCCCAGGCCTTGAGGATCCGGTCGGTCTGCTCGGGGCGCGCGGAGGTGGTGAAGTCGAGGTCGTTGGACCGGCGGCCGAGCATCGCGTCGCGCACGGGGCCGCCGACGAGCGCGAGCTCGTGGCCCCCGGCGGCGAAGAGCGCACCGAGCTCGTCGATCACCGGGGAGATCCGGTCGAGCTCGGCGGCGACCGCGGCCTGGACGTCGACCAGCCTCAGCGGGGCACTGGTCGGCGTCTGGTCGGGCGTGTCGGTCACGGGCGGAGAGTCTAGGCGGAGGCACTCAGGCGGCCCTACTACCCTCGGTCCGTGGTCCGCCGTCGTTCTCGCCTGCTCGCAGGTCTGGCGACCGCTCTCGCGCTGGGTGTCGCGCTGCCCGGTGTCGCGCTGCCCGCGCACGCGATCCCGGACGCTGCGCCGAGGCACGCGGAGTACGACCCGCCGCTCGAGATCAGCATCGACGCGCTCACGCCCGGGCTGCTGCCCACCAGCGGCCCCCTCGTCGTCAGCGGCACGGTGACCAACGTCGACCTCGAGACCTGGCAGCGGATCAACCTCTACCCGATGTTCGGCTCGACCGCCCCGGCGATGACGACCGAGGAGGAGCTCAGCTCCGCGGTCGCCACCGACCCGGAGGCCGAGGTCGGCCAGCGCTACACCGACGACCTCGCGGTCCGCGCCGAGGTGGACTCGCTCGGGCCGGGGGAGAGCACCGACTACACGATCCGGATCCCCCAGCGGGTCCTGCGCCTGATGTTCGCGACACCCACCACCGGCGTCTACTGGTTCGGCGTGCACGCGCTCGGCGAGAACGCCGACGGGCGCGACAAGCTGGCCGACGGACGGGCCCGGACCTTCCTGCCGTACGTCGCCCCGGGCGCCGGCGAGCCCGTCGACACCGCCGTCGTGGTGCCCCTGCGCGGCCGGGTCGCGCACTCGGCCGACGGCGAGCTGGGTCGCACCTCGTGGTGGGAGGAGGCGCTCGCGCCGGACGGCACGCTCGGCGGGCCGCTCGCGTTCGGTGCCGCCGGCAACACCCGGCCGGTGACCTGGCTGGTGGACCCCGCGCTGCCGGACGCGGTGAGCCAGCTCGCCGCCGGCAACCCGATCCGCGAGATCGCCCCGGTCGCCCCCGTCGACGAGCCGTCCGAGAGCGACAGCCCGTCGCCCAGCGAGTCGCAGAGCGACGACGCCGGCGAGGGCGGCGACGACGGGGCCGAGGTCGGCGGCGCGACCCTGGAGCCCGACAGCACGCTCGTGCGGGCCGCCCAGACCTGGCTCGACAAGGCCGGCTCCGTGCTGCCCGACGACACCGTCGCCCTGCTCCCGTACGGCGACCCCGACCTCGCCGCCGCGGCGCACGCCCTGCCGAGCCTCTACGACACCGCACGCAAGCACCCGTCGCCGACGCTGGCCGCCTGGGGCATCGAGGGCACCCCGGTCGTCGCGTCGCGCAATGGCTACCTCGACGCCGGCGCGATCGAGAACGTCGACGACGACGCGACCGTGCTGCTCGGCGAGCAGATGTTCGGCGCCGAGGACTATCCCGACGGCCCGCCCGTGGGCGGCCTGGTGGGCAGCCGGCCGGTCGTACCCACGAGCACCGCCACCGCCAAGGGTGGCCCGGGACCCGACCGGGCGCTGGCTCCGGTGGCGCTGCGCCAGCGGCTGCTCAGCGAGGCGGCGATCCGCATGATCGCCGCCCACGGGGGACGGCCGGCCCCGATCGTCGACGTCCTCCCGTCCGGCATCGACGCGGCCGACGCCTCCGAGTTCTGGTCGCAGCTGGACCCGGCGCTCGTCTCGCTGGTGTCCCTGCCGACGATCACGCACACCAACGACCTGGCCGCGGGCGCCGACGGCGCCGGGCGCCAGATCGACCCCGACGACCTCACCTACCCCGAGGGCCAGGTCGCCGCGCAGCTCGACACCAGCGTGTTCAGCGAGGCCGGCGCCTTCATCCGCGCGGGACGCTCGCTGCAGAGCATCCTGGGCGAGGGCTACACGATCGGCGACACCGTCGTGGGCGAGGCGCTGGCCGGCACGTCGTACGCCATGCGCGACGACTCCGACGCCGCGCCGCGGCTGGGCCGCTCGCGCGACTGGGTGACCGGCCAGCTCGACATGGTGACCCTCGACGCGCCCCAGGGGGTCACGCTGTCGAGCAGCTCCGGCAGCTTCAACGTCGCCATCGCCAACACCCTCGACCACGCCGTGACCGTGCGGATCGAGGCGGCCACCGACTCCGAGGCCACCATCAGGGCCGCGAACCCGATCGTGCTGGCGGCCAACAGCCGCTCGTCGGTCCCGATCAGCGCCGACATGCACGGCACCGGCGTCCACAACGTCCGGCTCCGCCTCACCGACGCCGACGGTACGCCGATCGGTGCCGAGGACGAGCTGCCGATCCGTTCGGGTCAGGTCGGGGTGGTGATCTGGGCGATCATCGGCACGGGCGCCGGCATCCTCTTCGTCGCCATCGGCATCCGCCTGGTCCGCCGCTTCCGCTCGCGCGGCCAGGGCAGCGGCCCCGGCGAGCCCGGCGAGGTCACTGCGTGAGCGAGACCGACGACGCGGCCGGCGGGGAGCA
The genomic region above belongs to Nocardioides sp. QY071 and contains:
- a CDS encoding DUF6049 family protein — encoded protein: MVRRRSRLLAGLATALALGVALPGVALPAHAIPDAAPRHAEYDPPLEISIDALTPGLLPTSGPLVVSGTVTNVDLETWQRINLYPMFGSTAPAMTTEEELSSAVATDPEAEVGQRYTDDLAVRAEVDSLGPGESTDYTIRIPQRVLRLMFATPTTGVYWFGVHALGENADGRDKLADGRARTFLPYVAPGAGEPVDTAVVVPLRGRVAHSADGELGRTSWWEEALAPDGTLGGPLAFGAAGNTRPVTWLVDPALPDAVSQLAAGNPIREIAPVAPVDEPSESDSPSPSESQSDDAGEGGDDGAEVGGATLEPDSTLVRAAQTWLDKAGSVLPDDTVALLPYGDPDLAAAAHALPSLYDTARKHPSPTLAAWGIEGTPVVASRNGYLDAGAIENVDDDATVLLGEQMFGAEDYPDGPPVGGLVGSRPVVPTSTATAKGGPGPDRALAPVALRQRLLSEAAIRMIAAHGGRPAPIVDVLPSGIDAADASEFWSQLDPALVSLVSLPTITHTNDLAAGADGAGRQIDPDDLTYPEGQVAAQLDTSVFSEAGAFIRAGRSLQSILGEGYTIGDTVVGEALAGTSYAMRDDSDAAPRLGRSRDWVTGQLDMVTLDAPQGVTLSSSSGSFNVAIANTLDHAVTVRIEAATDSEATIRAANPIVLAANSRSSVPISADMHGTGVHNVRLRLTDADGTPIGAEDELPIRSGQVGVVIWAIIGTGAGILFVAIGIRLVRRFRSRGQGSGPGEPGEVTA